The following is a genomic window from Candidatus Methanomethylicota archaeon.
CCCACGAGCATCAAGACTATTGGTAGAATTACTAGTGGTACTGTTAATGTTAATCCAGACATCCACTTCCCAATATCAAACTTGTATACGAATAGTCCTAAGTACATTGCTCCAAGGTAGAACCACAACCAGCATGCTGAGCCGAAGAATGCCTTCTTATATTCACCTTCAAGCACATCGTTTATTATGCTTAATGTGAGGCCTATGCTTATGTGAATAATCCCAACCATCAATGATAGTTTAAACATTTTCATAGGCTCCTCTAGTGGGCTGAAGACGTGACCTATACCTGGAATGTGCTCCAATATGAATCCCAGTGGTGGTTCATGCATGTGAAATCCAAATATCTCACCGAACATTAACCCACCAATGATAGCCATAATTCCACATAGTATGTATAGTTCAGCTCCAGACATCAGTAAACCTATCATTTCACTTTTACTCTTAAACCCTCTACGCTTATACGTGTATAGTAGTATTCCAAATAATGCTAGGAGTAAGCCGTGACCGACATCTGCAAAGGCTAATCCAAATAGTATTGGGAATGTTATGCTCACTATTAGTGTTGGGTTAACTTCATGTGTTGATGGGATATCATAAGTTTTTATTAGAGATTCAAAGGGTTTCAGGAATTTTGGGGATTTGGAGAGGAATGGTGGATGATCATGCTTTGCTGGTGGCGACACTAATACCATTGAGGAATTCTCAGTAACCTTCTGGACTGTTTCAACTATATCATCAACTTTATCCGGAGGAGCCCATCCAAGCATATATGAGAAGAAGTTTGAATGGAAAACATTTCCATCCCTATCCAAAACAACCTTAAGTGTATTGATGGCTCCCGCTATGAAGGATTCATAGTTTGGAAAGGATTCAGCAACTTTACTCTTAAATTCCGCAAACTTCTCCTCACCACTTTCAAGTAGATTTGAAAACTCTTTGACTATTGATTCGAGGCGTGATATATTTTCTTCAATGGATTTCAAGTGAGATCTATTTAGAAGCTCCTCATTAAATGTGAAGCTAGCTACATCAATTTTAAGCGTATCAGCCAAACTCATATATCTCTTCAGCAACCCATTGAATTTAACTGTTTCAGGATGCTCCTTAACAAGGGATTTCACATCAACCTCCCCACCAGCTGAGCGCTCCTCCCTAATTAATTCAACAAACTCCTCATCATGCAACCATTCATCTAAATGTAAAACCTTCAATTTCGTAAGTGCCAACTTAACATCATAATAGTAGCTTTTTGGAATTATTATCCTAACCTTAGCCATCTCCACAGGTTTAAGTGCACTTGACATGTACAGCCACTCCACTCATCTTGAAATAGTCCAGAAAAATATGTTTATAAAAATGTTATTAATTTTACTATTCAAGATTAGAATTTCAGTATACTTGTAATGTACACCAACCTCTGGAAGGTGAAGTGAGCCGCCAATTCAGCAACATATGATAATGGTTGAGGCCATACACCGAAAACTATGCATAGCAATGATAGAATTACAAGTGATGATGTGATTAATGGTGGAGACTCATGTGCTCTCATAACAGCTTCAATTGGCTTCCTAAACAATACTTGTATAACACGAACATAATATACAACTCCAACAGCACTATTCAATAACCCTATTAAGGTTAATAGGTATGCCTGAGCATCTATGGCTGCAGCAAATATCAGATATTTACTTATGAAGCCATTTAGGAATGGCATTCCAGCTAGGGATAGGAGGGCTATTGCAAATGATATACCAGTTACCGGCATCCTCCTACCAACACCAATGAATTCATCCATATTCCTAGTTCCAAGCACATGTATTATTGATCCAGCACAGAGGAATGCCAACCCCTTCATCAATGCATGATTGAAGAAGTGAACTATACCTGCCAATAAGCCGAACTCTGTTCCAAGCGATAACGCCAATATCAAGTAGCCTATCTGCGCAATACTAGAGTATGCCAATAAACGTTTAATATCCTTCTGAACAAGGGCTAAGAGATTCCCAACCGTCATCGTTAAAACTGAGAGGAGAGCAAGTATAGGCCTGAAATCCACAGTGGATATGGTTATTAGGGTGTAGGATGCCCTTATAATGGCGTAAACCCCAGTCTTTATAACTACACCTGAAAGCATTGCACTTATAGGGCTTGGAGCAGCTGGATGCGCATCTGGAAGCCATGAGTGGAATGGAACTATTGCCGCTTTAACTCCAAATCCAACTAAGAGCAGTATGAATATGGCGTATAATAGTATCGATGAACTGGCACCAGTTAATGATGCTGCTATACGTGCAAAGCTTAGTGAACCAGTTAAACCATAAATGAGGGACATGGAGAATAGTATTAGTGCTGAACCAGCGGCGCTCATAAGTAGGTATTTGAATCCAGCTTCCACAGGCTCCCATAAATGCTTCCTAAATCCAACGAGGCAGTATGAGGATAGGCTCATCAACTCCCAGAACACGTATAGTGTTAGGAAGTCCCCTGCAAGGGTTACGCCAACCATGCCGCAAACCATCAACAATAGTAGTGAGTAGTATGAGGGTAGGCCAGTATCATGGGACATATAATCTATGGAGTGCAATGTGGATATGAGGCCTAGGAATATGAATCCAATGGAGAATGCAAAGCTAAGCCAATCGAGAACCATGAATCCAGCAACATACTCGCCAGTGATGGGATACAATGAGAATATTATGACTGGCTTGCTATTCAATAGGCTCATAAGCCTGAAGCATGCCATGAAAGCAATTATGAAGCCAAATAATGCCCATGCACCAACGAGATTTCTAACCCTACCCCTCTCACATATGAACCCTACTATCGGTGTAAGGATGCCGAATAATGCTAATATTATCATTGGGGATAAAATCTCAATCAAGGCTACCACCTCAACCTCCTAAGCTCCCTAATATCGAGAGTCTTATAATGCCTATATGCATTGATCACGAAGGCAAGTGCAATGCCAATCAAACATGCCTCAACGGATATGGCTATTATGGCTGTAACGTGGAGTATTGGATCTACGAAGCCATACAATCTGAAGTATGCGAAGTTAACCAAGTTTAGTATTGCTGAACTGAACATTATTTCAAGGGCCATAACCATTTTTATCATATTCCTCTTAACCATCAAACCATAAATGCCCACAGCCAATAAGACTCCGGAAGTGGCTATGAATGTGTATGGTTCAATGGGCACCACGCTTCACCTCCTCACGTAGAAGTGCAATTACACCCATTGCAGAAGCAAATAATACGATTGCTTGTATCAAGACATCAATTCCACAATAACCCCACAATAAATCACCAACATTCACTGCAAGGTTATGGAATGAGATGTCAGGCTTAACCAAGATCCTTGGAGCTTCATCATAAGCAAACAAACCAACACCTGAAAATCCGTAGACAAGTAGTTGAGCCAAGAGGAAGGCTAATAGCAATCCTAAAGCCAACCCGAAAACGTCAATAGCTTTCAATCAATCCACCTCCACCTTCCCAGTCAACATTAAAGCTATTATGAATAGAACTGTGACTGCACCAGCTAAAACAGCCAATTGGAAGACGCCAACTAGAGGTGCTGAGAGATAGAAGAAGGATGCCGCTAAAACCACGCTAAAGCAACATAAAGCAGCAATGGAGTGCATAATCCTCCTAAACTCTAAAGTCAAAACAGCCAAAACAATAGCCGAAACACCCAAAACTATACTAACAATATCAACACTCAAACATCATCACCAACCATAACAGCGCAAACTGTTATGTGTAATTATTGTATGTTGATTAAGCTTTAAAGTTTTCTAAAGCTAAAATGTTATAACCATGTGGAGACTTATGTTCTAATGGATAAAATTGTTTGAATGGCTGATGGATGTATTGATGAAAATAGCGTTAAACTATGGGTATGTAGGAGCCATAATAGTGTCGATACTTGGAAATTTCCTACCATTCATCCCCATACCATACTTAATTGCAATATATTATATGGCTTCATACATGCCAGTAGACCCAATAATCCTCGGAATAGTTGCTGGGATAGGTGGAGCAATAGGTAAAAGCGTAATATACCTACTGGGATTTGAGGGGAGCAAAATAATAATAACTGAGGAGAAGAGGAGGCAGATTGAGAAGTTTAAGGAAATGCTTGGGAAGTATGGGGCTATAGCAGTATTCTTCGCAACAGTTACACCATCACCAGACGACATAGTGATAATACCACTTGGATTGGTGAGGTATAGCTTCATAAAATTCTTCATAGCAACAGCACTTGGGAAAATCTTGCTAAGCATAGCGGTAGCATTATTTGGGAAATACTTCACAGAGCAACTGAACATAGTTTTCGGAGAGGGGAACATATATGGAATACTGATATCAATAATAGTTCTACTCATAATGACATGGATCATACTGAAGATAGATTGGATAAAAGTTGCCGAAATAGTGGATACAAGTGGATTAAGAGGATTAATTGGAATTGTAATTCAGGGGAGGTGGAGGGAGCTACTATTATCAAGCAATAAGAAGAAGTAATTTTAGCGGTTTATAAAATCCCTCAAATCCATGGAAGATCCAAACATGTTTATCCTCCCATAAACACCATCAAAACCAGGTTTTATGGAATATTTCCCATACCTCAAACTCTTAATGTACGATGCTATGAGTGGGGTTGATGTCTTCGCAATTTCATCTATTGGAGCATCAAGCAGAACATTGAATTCGGAACCAAATTTCGATACTAGATTGGCATATAAACTCCAAACTTTACCACTATTAAGCTTTGAAATATCATCTTCACTAATACCCATGCTGAAGGCTATTATTGTCTGTAGAGGTAGAACCTTTATGAAGGGTATGGCGTTCTCCGGCTTAAACCCCCTAGGTTTATCTGCAAGCTCCTCAACCCTATCCTCAACCCCCTTAGTAAGCTTCCTACCACAAACCGGACATATGTAATTGAACTTCCTAGCCTCTTCAGGGGGTAATGGACCAACATTACAATTCCTATGACCAGACCAATGATACTTCCCATAAGCTGGATCAACCTCAATGGTCATTAAGAAGCGTCTAGGATCCCTAGATTTTATGGCATCTATTAGCTCCGAATACTCCATCTTATCCAAATTGAATAGGCATGCCTCCCTACCAAGCCTAAATGGGTATGGGGAGTGGCTATCAGAGAAACTTAAGATGGAGAACCTATGCAGTTGGCTAACACGCCAATTCATCTCAGGATCACTGCTCAAACCTGTTTCAATAGCATATATCTTGTCAACCCTATCACCATAACAATCTTCAACCCTATCAACACCACTGAAAGATCCAAACATACTCCACCAAGGAGTCCATATGTGGGCTGGGAATATGAAGCACGATTCCTCAACACCTAAAACTAAATCCACAAGTTCAGATGGATGCATATTGAAGACTGGGCGACCATTAGACTCCACATCACCATAACGTGATAGGACATCTGAAAGTTGCTCAGCAACTTCGAGACTTGGCATTAAGATTACGTGGTGAACCCTCCTAGATTTACCATTAAATTCGAAGACAGTTCCAACTTCACATTCAACTACAAATAGCACTTCAGGGTTAAGCCTATACGCATAGAATCCCCCACCAACATGTATTAGATCATCCTTCAACTCCCTAAGCCAACGTGGATTCAAGCAATCCCCAGTTCCAAGAAGCTTCAACCCCTTAATGAGGGCATATGATACTAGGGTTGGGATATTCATCTTCTCACTTGAACCACCACTATACTTGGAGTGTATGTGTAGATCTGCGTAAACCTTCATTCCAATAAACACTTCCAAAATAATGTTTAGAAAGTTTGTATAGATAACCTTTTAGCAGAACATTACCCAGCACTATAAACAAGCGTCTTACGATCAGGTGACGCCAACTCATAGAATTTCGTTAAATGTATAGCTGCCCTCGGGCATATCCTCTCACACTGCCCACAGAATATGCATCTATCAAGGTAGAATACTGGAATCCTACCATTAACATTCTTATCTGAGGGCACTAGTTCAATAGCTAGTGCTGGAC
Proteins encoded in this region:
- the nuoK gene encoding NADH-quinone oxidoreductase subunit NuoK, yielding MPIEPYTFIATSGVLLAVGIYGLMVKRNMIKMVMALEIMFSSAILNLVNFAYFRLYGFVDPILHVTAIIAISVEACLIGIALAFVINAYRHYKTLDIRELRRLRW
- a CDS encoding VTT domain-containing protein encodes the protein MDVLMKIALNYGYVGAIIVSILGNFLPFIPIPYLIAIYYMASYMPVDPIILGIVAGIGGAIGKSVIYLLGFEGSKIIITEEKRRQIEKFKEMLGKYGAIAVFFATVTPSPDDIVIIPLGLVRYSFIKFFIATALGKILLSIAVALFGKYFTEQLNIVFGEGNIYGILISIIVLLIMTWIILKIDWIKVAEIVDTSGLRGLIGIVIQGRWRELLLSSNKKK
- a CDS encoding endonuclease Q family protein, coding for MEVFIGMKVYADLHIHSKYSGGSSEKMNIPTLVSYALIKGLKLLGTGDCLNPRWLRELKDDLIHVGGGFYAYRLNPEVLFVVECEVGTVFEFNGKSRRVHHVILMPSLEVAEQLSDVLSRYGDVESNGRPVFNMHPSELVDLVLGVEESCFIFPAHIWTPWWSMFGSFSGVDRVEDCYGDRVDKIYAIETGLSSDPEMNWRVSQLHRFSILSFSDSHSPYPFRLGREACLFNLDKMEYSELIDAIKSRDPRRFLMTIEVDPAYGKYHWSGHRNCNVGPLPPEEARKFNYICPVCGRKLTKGVEDRVEELADKPRGFKPENAIPFIKVLPLQTIIAFSMGISEDDISKLNSGKVWSLYANLVSKFGSEFNVLLDAPIDEIAKTSTPLIASYIKSLRYGKYSIKPGFDGVYGRINMFGSSMDLRDFINR
- a CDS encoding NADH-quinone oxidoreductase subunit I — translated: MAMIREVFRHLFKRPATVKYPFERTPTAERYRGKHEFYVDRCVGCGLCARECPALAIELVPSDKNVNGRIPVFYLDRCIFCGQCERICPRAAIHLTKFYELASPDRKTLVYSAG